The proteins below are encoded in one region of Lactuca sativa cultivar Salinas chromosome 3, Lsat_Salinas_v11, whole genome shotgun sequence:
- the LOC111893230 gene encoding uncharacterized protein LOC111893230 yields the protein MPPPTYFPLRWESTGDQWWYASPIDWAAANGHYDLVRELLRLDSNHLIKLSSLRRIRRLEVVWDDEEQFDDVAKNRSFVAQKLLHEGDAKRGKNSLIGSGYGGWLLYTAASAGDFPFVQELLHKDPLLVFGEGEYGVTDVLYAAARGKNTDVFRLIYDFAMSPRFMAMGGGNGGNLEGNLGGIPAAYKEEMKNRAVHAVARGGNLNILMELLGDIDDNQVLSYRDIQGSTILHTAAGRGQVEVVKYLVSTYEMINSTDKQGNTPLHIAASRGQISVVDFLVKSSPSSIHSKNNSGETFLHAAVTGFQTPTFRRLDRQIVLMKQLVSSKAFNIEEIINNTDNEGRTALHLAIHGNIDVNLVELLMMVGMINVNKRDNHGLTPLDLLKQRPVSPSSESLKRHLISAGAILGNHDYTARKILASHLRKGSAGGSPGTAFTVSDSEIFLLSGTESVATPVLTEPSSESKIPNVVDVPSKKKHKGIKRFLRWTKPRKAEEKPELELPIPLRQRYSKPASVSVSVSPPNNKRTLAARSNLPSPTAKKKLASGLVNGVMQAMPNVNRRSRSNSFSRSSASSHASHTGIGFGSGSGIEFPGGSSSNQMYDDGFVSKEHGVVNRRSSVNQYFCFGAPKLPMETGGSEQEREDEIYDRYVLSTA from the exons ATGCCGCCGCCAACTTATTTCCCTCTCCGGTGGGAGAGCACCGGAGACCAGTGGTGGTACGCTTCCCCAATCGATTGGGCCGCCGCAAACGGCCACTACGACTTAGTCCGTGAGCTTCTCCGCCTCGACAGCAACCACCTAATCAAACTATCATCTCTCCGGCGAATCCGCCGCCTCGAGGTAGTCTGGGACGACGAAGAACAGTTCGACGACGTCGCCAAAAACCGTTCTTTTGTCGCCCAAAAACTCTTACACGAAGGAGACGCCAAAAGGGGGAAAAACTCACTCATTGGGTCTGGTTACGGAGGGTGGCTCCTGTACACCGCCGCCTCAGCCGGCGATTTCCCGTTTGTTCAAGAATTATTGCATAAAGATCCGCTTTTGGTGTTTGGGGAAGGGGAGTATGGGGTGACTGATGTATTATATGCTGCTGCGAGAGGTAAGAATACGGATGTTTTTAGGCTGATTTATGATTTTGCGATGTCTCCGAGGTTTATGGCCATGGGTGGTGGTAATGGTGGGAATTTGGAGGGAAATCTTGGGGGAATTCCGGCGGCTTACAAGGAGGAGATGAAGAATCGAGCTGTTCATGCGGTGGCTAGAGGTGGTAATTTGAATATTTTAATGGAGCTTCTTGGTGATATTGATGATAATCAGGTTTTGAGTTATAGAGATATTCAAGGGTCGACTATCTTGCATACAGCAGCTGGAAGAGGACAAGTTGAG GTGGTGAAATATCTTGTCTCTACATATGAAATGATAAACTCCACAGACAAACAAGGCAATACACCTCTCCACATAGCCGCTTCCCGTGGTCAAATATCAGTAGTTGACTTTTTAGTCAAATCCTCTCCATCTTCCATACATTCAAAAAACAATTCCGGCGAGACATTCCTCCACGCGGCGGTGACCGGATTCCAAACTCCAACATTCCGGCGACTCGACCGCCAGATCGTTCTCATGAAGCAATTAGTCTCCTCAAAAGCCTTCAACATTGAAGAAATCATAAATAATACAGATAACGAAGGAAGAACCGCGCTTCATTTAGCAATCCATGGCAACATCGATGTCAATCTGGTGGAATTGCTCATGATGGTTGGAATGATTAATGTCAATAAACGTGACAATCACGGATTGACACCTCTCGATCTTTTAAAACAACGGCCCGTGTCTCCGTCATCGGAATCGCTAAAACGACACCTCATTTCTGCCGGAGCAATTCTCGGGAATCATGATTACACCGCTAGGAAGATTCTTGCTTCCCATTTGAGAAAAGGAAGCGCCGGTGGTAGCCCCGGAACGGCGTTTACCGTTTCCGATTCCGAAATCTTCTTGCTTTCCGGTACCGAGAGTGTGGCCACACCGGTGTTGACCGAACCGAGTTCGGAATCGAAGATTCCGAATGTTGTCGACGttccaagcaagaagaaacacAAAGGGATAAAGAGATTCCTTCGGTGGACGAAACCGAGAAAAGCCGAAGAGAAACCGGAACTGGAATTACCGATTCCACTCCGGCAACGGTACTCTAAACCGGCGTCGGTGTCAGTGTCGGTGTCGCCGCCGAACAACAAGCGGACGCTAGCGGCTCGGAGTAATCTTCCGAGTCCGACCGCGAAGAAGAAGCTTGCTTCAGGATTGGTGAATGGAGTTATGCAAGCGATGCCGAATGTGAACCGGAGATCGCGGTCTAATTCCTTCTCGAGGTCGTCAGCTTCTTCTCATGCTTCACACACCGGAATCGGATTCGGAAGCGGAAGCGGAATTGAGTTTCCGGGCGGGTCTAGCTCGAATCAGATGTATGATGATGGGTTTGTGAGTAAAGAACATGGGGTTGTGAATAGGAGGTCGTCAGTGAATCAATACTTTTGTTTTGGTGCACCAAAGTTACCGATGGAAACGGGTGGTTCGGAACAAGAGAGGGAGGATGAGATTTATGATCGTTATGTTTTATCTACTGCTTAA